The following proteins come from a genomic window of Acidobacteriota bacterium:
- a CDS encoding transglycosylase domain-containing protein, producing MRPIIPVLSLALVLLTLALGGASAGASELRLTETLGRSDVRVLSSRYELTPGTTVAALGLEDRLEALGYRRVRRKPTEVGQFFWGYEVFWIYQRADPYASRNRQARLIGLELRRSDGRIEGFLDATGTPLAIDSWSLEAEVLAESLAGDRAPRHRLRFADLPERAWRPLLAAEDARFFTHRGLDGRSIARAALANVKAGGVAQGGSTITQQLIKMRDLTPKRSLGRKVSEAVRSLTLEAEYDKEEILEAYLDHVYLGHVDGLALHGWGAGARAYFSKPPEELDWAESALLAAIVQGPNRLSPRRHPERARARRDWVLSRLAELEWAPSQEIARAKARGLGLRPSSPPRRSASHFVRWVGEVARESAAGRLEKGRGVVVSTTLDPQLQRLAEGAVRDGLSRLKRQRRRLRNRPLSAALVALDVRDGRVLAYVAGDPDREEDRFDRVRQAQRQPGSTVKPLLLLEAFERCGERRPLYPAARIADEPLTLDLPSGSWRPVNNDGEFRGVVSLRHALSSSLNVPFARIAGWCGLGPTAARMRKSGLALPAEPPPSFALGAVETSPLRLAEAFTVFATPGQALRPFPVESLERPGGRRLGRSLLARSGRAARRVVRPASAYLVRDMMRTAAREGTARGGAVAGFDVAGKTGTSSDGRDAWFAGDAGSMVVVVWVGVDDNSRAGLSGAAAAAPIWQSFVASAAGSLAPRQVEAPRAVEQHYYDPKTGRRVRAERRGAEAELFRRGALPPHKRIFRRDPPLPVVR from the coding sequence ATGCGCCCCATCATTCCCGTCCTTTCCCTTGCCCTGGTGCTGCTGACGCTGGCCCTTGGCGGGGCCTCCGCCGGCGCCTCTGAACTTCGCTTGACGGAGACCCTGGGGCGTAGCGATGTGCGGGTCCTGTCGTCTCGCTACGAGCTGACTCCGGGGACCACGGTGGCGGCCCTGGGACTCGAGGACCGGCTCGAGGCCTTGGGCTATCGGCGGGTGCGGCGGAAGCCCACCGAGGTCGGCCAGTTCTTTTGGGGTTACGAGGTCTTCTGGATTTACCAGCGGGCCGATCCCTATGCCTCGCGAAACCGACAAGCTCGCCTGATCGGCCTCGAGCTGCGCCGCTCCGACGGCCGCATCGAAGGCTTCCTCGACGCCACCGGTACACCCCTGGCGATCGACTCTTGGTCCCTCGAGGCGGAGGTGCTGGCAGAGTCCCTCGCCGGCGACCGGGCGCCGCGCCACCGGCTGCGCTTCGCGGACCTTCCGGAGCGCGCATGGCGCCCCCTATTGGCCGCCGAAGACGCCCGCTTCTTCACCCACCGCGGCCTCGACGGCCGCTCCATCGCTCGCGCCGCCCTCGCCAATGTCAAGGCCGGCGGCGTCGCTCAAGGCGGCAGCACGATCACCCAGCAGCTGATCAAGATGCGCGACCTGACGCCCAAGCGGTCCCTCGGCCGCAAGGTCTCCGAGGCGGTGCGCTCCCTCACCCTCGAAGCCGAGTACGACAAGGAGGAGATTCTCGAGGCCTACCTCGATCATGTCTATCTCGGACATGTGGACGGCCTGGCCCTTCACGGTTGGGGCGCCGGTGCCCGGGCCTACTTCTCGAAGCCCCCGGAAGAGCTCGATTGGGCTGAAAGCGCCCTTCTGGCGGCGATCGTTCAAGGCCCCAATCGGCTCTCCCCGCGGCGCCATCCGGAGCGCGCCCGGGCGCGTCGGGACTGGGTTCTGTCGCGCCTCGCAGAGCTCGAGTGGGCCCCGTCCCAAGAGATCGCCCGAGCCAAAGCTCGCGGGCTCGGGTTGAGGCCTTCGTCGCCGCCTCGCCGCAGCGCCTCCCATTTCGTGCGCTGGGTGGGAGAGGTGGCCCGGGAGTCGGCCGCCGGTCGTCTCGAGAAGGGTCGCGGCGTGGTGGTTTCGACCACCCTCGACCCCCAGCTCCAGCGCCTCGCCGAAGGCGCCGTGCGCGACGGCCTGTCGCGGCTGAAGCGGCAGCGTCGACGGCTGCGCAACCGACCCCTGTCGGCGGCCCTCGTCGCCCTCGACGTGCGCGATGGGCGGGTGCTGGCCTACGTCGCCGGCGACCCGGACCGCGAGGAGGATCGCTTCGACCGCGTCCGCCAGGCGCAACGTCAGCCCGGCTCGACGGTCAAGCCCCTGCTCCTCCTCGAAGCCTTCGAGCGCTGTGGCGAACGGCGACCGCTCTATCCCGCGGCGCGCATCGCCGACGAGCCCTTGACCCTCGACTTGCCCTCGGGTTCCTGGCGCCCGGTCAACAACGACGGTGAGTTCCGTGGCGTGGTCAGCCTGCGGCACGCCCTGTCGAGCTCCCTCAACGTCCCCTTCGCCCGCATCGCCGGCTGGTGCGGCCTGGGGCCGACGGCGGCCCGCATGCGCAAATCCGGCCTCGCCCTACCCGCCGAGCCACCGCCGTCCTTCGCCCTCGGCGCCGTCGAGACCAGCCCGCTGCGCCTGGCCGAGGCCTTCACCGTGTTCGCGACTCCCGGTCAAGCCCTGCGCCCCTTCCCGGTGGAGAGCCTCGAACGCCCCGGGGGCCGCCGCCTCGGCCGTTCCCTGTTGGCCCGCTCGGGCCGCGCCGCCCGACGCGTCGTGCGACCGGCGAGCGCCTACCTGGTGCGCGACATGATGCGAACCGCTGCCCGCGAGGGCACCGCCCGCGGCGGCGCCGTGGCCGGCTTCGATGTCGCCGGAAAGACCGGTACGTCCTCCGATGGCCGGGACGCCTGGTTCGCCGGCGATGCCGGCTCGATGGTGGTGGTGGTCTGGGTGGGAGTCGACGACAACAGTCGCGCCGGCCTCTCCGGGGCGGCCGCGGCGGCCCCCATCTGGCAGTCCTTCGTGGCCAGCGCGGCGGGCTCGCTGGCGCCGCGCCAGGTCGAGGCGCCGCGCGCCGTCGAACAGCACTACTACGACCCCAAGACCGGTCGCCGAGTGCGCGCCGAACGGCGCGGCGCCGAGGCCGAGCTCTTCCGCCGCGGAGCCTTGCCGCCCCACAAGCGCATCTTCCGCCGCGATCCGCCCCTACCGGTCGTCCGCTAG
- a CDS encoding LamG-like jellyroll fold domain-containing protein translates to MSRRKGRELSTDLLWLGLACALALGLSWRTLAPPPASAPPPPAQALGADHLGDGFVIWESSRDGSWRLWLRQLDGSGLRPVTPPEPGRSHCCPHVSPSGKFLAYLSFLPQAPSPRSGELRLLELAGGGQQVIATARVPSEHRVAVWRSDDELIYMGPEGRARRWRRGGESDEILTPEPPPDDGWLLDATLSYGTTGYPTFSPFDERTRRITPRPTRAGCQPYFARDGQWGFWVAGAGGPIKRLDLASGAVSTLLDKGDDRLPRDRGYLYFPMVSGDQSLLAWGASGGDHAFHRADYDIFVAELAAGGQRIRGEPIRLTRHPAPDRYPEIFRRPLELGRHRGEAPWTIAFGQAGEEVWEWDFGDGQGQRDALGRHRYEAPGVYQVVARREGEERRGVVEIVPAAPPRVLALEQRSDRRLRVRFDEPVKLSPEVRVELASGRAIAELKVTGEDHVLEITLVDPLESADRLRLVGVEDLASPSNRLAETRLVIPAPRWPATDRGLQFLWESSRASNRVPDPAGGPDRSFELEARGLARLDHGGTLRPSGGFFASANAGRELRRALQRTQRFTVELTFEPPPAAPQREGVLLALGEGGRAGNLALRQRGDELFFELRTGRRDRPPSRVALGAVAAGTASHLAVTFEPGRLQVFRDGRFVEAWPIEGDFFHWRDRSLQVGQGWGGSEPWRGRLWGVAFWDRVLSAEEVTENWRRRPRPEKVSGTWVTAELMARSTLPTLAEIAPYDRALAVFRYRPLEPTALGSPLRVAHWVLLDGEETPEAAWLPGRRVRLWLERWPDNSQLEGRFLADTLTPGELFFAAPEPLVSSPAGLAP, encoded by the coding sequence ATGAGCCGCCGCAAGGGCAGAGAACTGAGCACCGACCTGCTCTGGCTCGGCCTGGCCTGCGCCCTGGCTCTCGGTCTCTCCTGGCGCACCCTGGCGCCACCGCCGGCGTCGGCGCCGCCACCGCCAGCGCAGGCCTTGGGGGCCGACCATTTGGGGGATGGCTTCGTCATCTGGGAGTCCTCGCGCGACGGCAGCTGGCGCTTGTGGCTGCGCCAGCTCGACGGCAGTGGCCTGCGACCGGTGACACCGCCGGAGCCAGGCCGGAGCCACTGCTGTCCTCACGTTTCGCCGTCGGGAAAGTTTCTCGCCTACCTGAGCTTTCTGCCGCAGGCGCCATCGCCCCGCAGCGGCGAGCTGCGGTTGCTCGAGCTCGCCGGCGGCGGTCAGCAGGTGATTGCGACGGCGCGGGTTCCTTCGGAGCACCGGGTGGCGGTTTGGCGCAGCGACGACGAGCTCATCTATATGGGACCCGAGGGCAGGGCCCGCCGCTGGCGGCGGGGCGGTGAGAGCGATGAGATCCTGACTCCGGAGCCGCCGCCCGACGACGGCTGGTTGCTCGATGCCACCCTCTCCTACGGCACCACCGGCTATCCCACCTTTTCGCCCTTCGACGAGCGGACCCGACGCATCACGCCGCGCCCGACGCGCGCCGGGTGCCAGCCCTATTTCGCCCGCGATGGACAATGGGGCTTTTGGGTCGCCGGCGCCGGCGGTCCCATCAAGCGCCTCGATCTGGCCTCCGGTGCCGTCAGCACGCTGCTCGACAAGGGCGACGATCGCTTGCCGCGGGATCGGGGCTACCTGTACTTCCCGATGGTCTCCGGCGATCAGTCGCTGTTGGCATGGGGAGCCTCCGGCGGGGACCATGCCTTCCACCGGGCCGACTACGACATCTTCGTCGCCGAGCTCGCCGCCGGCGGCCAGCGAATTCGTGGTGAGCCGATTCGCCTGACCCGCCACCCGGCTCCGGACCGCTATCCGGAGATCTTCCGTCGCCCCCTCGAGCTCGGGCGCCACCGCGGTGAGGCGCCTTGGACGATCGCCTTCGGCCAGGCTGGGGAAGAGGTCTGGGAGTGGGATTTCGGCGATGGCCAAGGGCAGCGCGATGCCCTCGGTCGGCATCGCTACGAAGCTCCCGGGGTCTACCAGGTGGTGGCCCGCCGAGAGGGCGAGGAAAGGCGAGGGGTGGTCGAGATCGTTCCGGCAGCGCCGCCGCGGGTTCTGGCCCTCGAGCAGCGCTCCGATCGCCGCCTCCGGGTGCGCTTCGACGAGCCGGTGAAGCTGTCTCCCGAAGTGCGGGTCGAGCTGGCTTCGGGAAGGGCGATCGCCGAGCTGAAGGTGACGGGGGAAGACCACGTTTTGGAGATCACGCTGGTCGATCCTCTCGAGTCGGCCGATCGGCTGCGCCTCGTCGGCGTCGAGGACCTGGCGTCCCCGAGTAACCGTCTGGCGGAGACCCGGCTGGTGATTCCGGCTCCCCGTTGGCCCGCCACCGACCGCGGGCTGCAGTTCCTCTGGGAGTCCTCGCGAGCTTCCAATCGCGTCCCTGATCCCGCAGGCGGTCCGGATCGCAGCTTCGAGCTCGAAGCTCGCGGCCTGGCGCGACTCGATCATGGCGGCACGTTGCGCCCGAGCGGTGGCTTCTTCGCCTCCGCGAACGCCGGACGGGAGTTGCGCCGCGCCCTGCAGCGCACGCAGCGGTTCACCGTCGAGCTCACCTTCGAGCCGCCGCCGGCGGCGCCGCAGCGAGAAGGCGTACTGTTGGCTCTCGGGGAGGGCGGCCGCGCCGGCAATCTCGCGCTGCGTCAGCGGGGGGATGAGCTCTTCTTCGAGCTGCGCACCGGCCGGCGAGACCGGCCGCCTTCGCGGGTTGCCCTGGGAGCCGTGGCGGCAGGGACCGCTAGTCATCTCGCCGTCACCTTCGAGCCCGGGCGGCTGCAGGTCTTTCGCGACGGTCGTTTCGTCGAGGCTTGGCCGATCGAGGGCGATTTCTTTCACTGGCGGGACCGATCGCTTCAGGTCGGCCAAGGATGGGGCGGGAGCGAGCCTTGGCGCGGCCGCCTGTGGGGAGTCGCTTTCTGGGATCGGGTGTTGTCCGCCGAGGAGGTGACGGAGAATTGGCGCCGTCGGCCGCGGCCGGAGAAGGTGTCGGGGACCTGGGTGACGGCCGAGCTGATGGCGCGGTCGACCCTGCCGACCCTGGCCGAGATCGCGCCCTACGATCGCGCGCTAGCGGTCTTTCGCTATCGCCCGCTGGAGCCGACCGCCCTCGGCTCGCCGCTACGCGTCGCCCATTGGGTCCTGCTCGATGGCGAGGAGACCCCCGAGGCGGCCTGGCTGCCGGGTCGGCGAGTGCGCTTGTGGCTCGAGCGTTGGCCGGACAATTCCCAGCTCGAGGGGCGGTTTCTCGCCGACACGCTGACACCAGGAGAGCTCTTCTTCGCCGCACCGGAGCCCCTCGTGAGCTCCCCGGCGGGGCTCGCACCCTGA
- a CDS encoding MBOAT family protein, whose protein sequence is MVFSSHLFVFYFLPLVLAAYWLLPSLRWRNRFLAIASYGFYGWANPVFLPLMLASTVLDYGCGRVVSGDHPRRLRRLAVAASVVGNLSLLAYFKYAGFLSASARGALQAMGWDAVWEPVLEVTLPVGISFYTFQSMSYTLDLYRGRGAPQKSFGDFACYVAMFPQLVAGPILRYREVAEQLRSRSGSLPAAARGASFFCLGMAKKVLLANPCGEIADLCFAASSLRPFDAWIGAFAYGFQIYFDFSGYSDMAIGLGLLLGFRFPKNFDSPYRAVSITDFWRRWHISLSAWLRDYLYIPLGGSRQGRWRTYRNLAVVMLLGGLWHGAAWNFVAWGAFHGGLLAVERWLGIGQVTSSRWRPLRAAVTFLLVTIGWVLFRADDLPAAGRYLGAMFALQGAPLAAGLLEGMLYVPYFTLTLAIAALVTWRAPQTWDWTRSLSPWRAGVALVLFASALSFLSTQGHNPFIYFRF, encoded by the coding sequence ATGGTCTTCAGCTCCCATCTCTTCGTCTTTTACTTTCTGCCGCTGGTCCTGGCGGCCTACTGGCTGCTGCCTTCGCTGCGCTGGCGCAACCGTTTCCTGGCCATCGCCAGCTATGGCTTCTACGGCTGGGCCAACCCGGTTTTCTTGCCCTTGATGCTGGCCTCGACGGTGCTCGACTACGGCTGTGGTCGAGTCGTCTCCGGCGACCATCCGCGCCGTTTGCGCCGCCTGGCGGTGGCGGCCTCGGTGGTGGGCAACCTCTCCCTACTGGCCTACTTCAAGTACGCCGGATTCCTCAGTGCCAGCGCCCGCGGGGCGCTCCAGGCGATGGGCTGGGACGCTGTTTGGGAACCGGTCCTCGAGGTCACTCTGCCGGTGGGGATCAGCTTCTACACCTTCCAGTCGATGAGCTACACCCTCGACCTCTATCGCGGTCGCGGCGCGCCCCAGAAGAGCTTCGGCGACTTCGCTTGCTACGTGGCGATGTTTCCCCAGCTCGTGGCCGGGCCGATCCTGCGCTACCGCGAGGTCGCCGAGCAGCTCCGCAGCCGCAGCGGCAGTCTGCCGGCGGCGGCCCGCGGCGCTTCCTTCTTCTGTCTCGGGATGGCGAAAAAAGTGCTGCTGGCGAATCCCTGCGGCGAGATCGCGGACCTCTGTTTCGCGGCCAGCTCGCTACGTCCCTTCGACGCCTGGATCGGTGCCTTCGCCTACGGCTTCCAGATCTACTTCGATTTCTCCGGCTACAGCGACATGGCCATCGGGCTGGGGCTGCTCCTGGGATTCCGCTTCCCCAAGAACTTCGACTCGCCCTATCGCGCCGTCTCGATCACCGACTTTTGGCGCCGCTGGCACATCTCCCTGTCGGCCTGGTTGCGGGACTACCTCTACATCCCCCTCGGCGGGAGCCGGCAGGGGCGCTGGCGCACCTATCGCAACCTGGCGGTGGTCATGCTCCTCGGTGGGCTATGGCACGGCGCCGCCTGGAACTTCGTCGCCTGGGGCGCCTTTCACGGTGGGCTGCTCGCGGTCGAGCGCTGGCTCGGCATCGGCCAGGTCACCTCATCGCGCTGGCGCCCGCTTCGCGCTGCCGTCACCTTCCTGTTGGTGACCATCGGCTGGGTGCTGTTCCGGGCCGATGACCTGCCGGCGGCGGGGCGTTATCTGGGGGCCATGTTCGCTCTGCAGGGAGCTCCCTTGGCGGCCGGTCTCCTCGAGGGCATGCTCTATGTGCCTTACTTCACTCTCACTCTGGCGATCGCCGCGCTGGTGACCTGGCGGGCGCCGCAAACTTGGGACTGGACCCGCAGCCTGAGCCCGTGGCGCGCCGGCGTCGCCCTGGTCCTGTTCGCTTCCGCCCTCTCCTTCCTTTCGACCCAAGGGCACAACCCCTTCATCTACTTCCGCTTCTGA
- a CDS encoding 5'-3' exonuclease H3TH domain-containing protein: MAERTVYLIDASPYIFRAFFSLPESMTDRDGQPVNAIYGFASFLLRLFTEEEPSHLACNFDGRLSASFRSEIYPPYKAQRDAPPESLKAQVARCREIAEALGVKTFIDNSLEADDLCGILARQMTAAGHRAVVVTSDKDLAQLVDDQVELFDFAKGQRYGPAEVEEKFGVPPQHIQDFLALAGDTVDNIPGVPGIGKKSAAALIQALGGVEEIYRRLDEVPSLPLRGAASLERKLREHRDQAELSLRLATILDQGPVSASLDDLELRGARRELIDPLFESLGFGTIRERIPHWADD, encoded by the coding sequence ATGGCTGAGCGCACGGTCTACCTGATCGACGCCAGCCCCTACATCTTCCGGGCATTTTTCTCCCTGCCCGAGTCGATGACCGATCGCGACGGCCAGCCGGTCAACGCGATCTACGGCTTCGCCTCTTTCTTGCTCCGGCTGTTCACCGAGGAAGAGCCCAGCCACCTGGCCTGCAACTTCGACGGCCGCCTGTCGGCGAGCTTCCGCAGTGAGATCTACCCGCCCTACAAGGCGCAGCGCGACGCCCCGCCGGAGTCCCTGAAAGCCCAGGTCGCGCGCTGTCGCGAGATCGCCGAGGCGCTGGGCGTCAAGACCTTCATCGACAACTCCCTCGAGGCCGACGACCTGTGCGGCATCCTGGCCCGCCAGATGACCGCCGCCGGCCACCGCGCCGTGGTGGTGACCTCCGACAAGGACCTCGCCCAACTGGTCGACGATCAGGTCGAGCTGTTCGATTTCGCCAAGGGCCAGCGTTATGGACCCGCCGAGGTCGAGGAGAAGTTCGGCGTACCGCCCCAGCACATTCAGGACTTTCTGGCCCTCGCCGGCGACACGGTGGACAACATTCCCGGCGTGCCGGGGATCGGCAAGAAGTCGGCGGCGGCGCTGATTCAGGCCCTCGGCGGCGTCGAAGAGATCTATCGCCGCCTCGACGAGGTGCCGTCCTTGCCCCTGCGCGGAGCCGCCTCCCTCGAGCGCAAGCTGCGCGAGCACCGCGACCAGGCCGAGCTGTCCCTGCGGCTGGCGACCATTCTCGATCAGGGCCCGGTGTCCGCCAGCCTCGACGATCTCGAGCTACGCGGCGCCCGGCGAGAGCTCATCGACCCGCTGTTCGAAAGCCTCGGCTTCGGCACCATCCGGGAGCGCATCCCGCACTGGGCCGACGACTGA
- a CDS encoding hydroxymethylglutaryl-CoA synthase produces MSQQNDQGAPGATGIAAIGLCLPPLALPVEELARLRNVDPNKYTLGLGCREMALCPTDYGVVDLATTAARRALERWGGDPAEIALLAVGTETAMDMSRPLSAWVADGLGLSGAVRSYEVKHACYGGTLALRQGTEWRLSGASGGKAALVIAADIALYAPGDPGEPTQGAGAVAMVIDEPRVAAIETASFPYSEPAFDFWRPVGQAFPNVEGPLSLDCYRRAAEACFRAYIGDGEARQALGDLDALCFHVPFPKMVKKAVAQIGEALGLSETETEQLFRDKVDPTMGWNRACGNAYTASLWIAVAEALAGLDPGKRIAAFSYGSGFGAELLTLVAGPAAAEGAWRQDITADLAQRRHIDADEYTRLRA; encoded by the coding sequence ATGTCGACCCGAACAAGTACACCCTCGGCCTCGGCTGCCGGGAAATGGCCCTGTGTCCGACCGACTACGGAGTCGTCGACCTCGCCACCACCGCCGCTCGCCGCGCCCTCGAGCGCTGGGGCGGCGACCCGGCCGAAATCGCTCTGTTGGCGGTGGGCACCGAGACCGCGATGGACATGAGCCGTCCCCTGAGCGCCTGGGTGGCCGATGGCCTCGGCCTTTCCGGGGCGGTACGGTCCTACGAAGTCAAGCACGCCTGCTACGGCGGCACTCTCGCCCTGCGTCAGGGAACCGAGTGGCGCCTCTCCGGTGCCTCCGGCGGCAAGGCGGCGCTGGTGATCGCCGCCGACATCGCCCTCTACGCACCGGGCGACCCCGGCGAGCCCACCCAGGGCGCCGGCGCCGTCGCGATGGTGATCGACGAGCCCCGTGTCGCCGCCATCGAAACCGCTTCCTTTCCCTACAGCGAGCCGGCCTTCGACTTCTGGCGTCCGGTGGGACAGGCCTTTCCCAATGTCGAAGGGCCGTTGAGCCTCGACTGCTACCGGCGCGCCGCCGAAGCCTGCTTCCGCGCCTACATCGGTGACGGCGAAGCGCGCCAGGCCCTCGGGGATCTCGACGCGCTATGCTTCCACGTGCCGTTCCCCAAGATGGTCAAGAAGGCGGTGGCCCAGATCGGCGAAGCGCTCGGTCTTTCGGAAACCGAGACGGAGCAGCTCTTCCGCGACAAGGTCGATCCCACGATGGGCTGGAATCGCGCCTGCGGCAACGCCTACACGGCGAGCCTGTGGATCGCCGTCGCCGAAGCCCTCGCCGGCCTCGATCCGGGGAAACGCATCGCTGCCTTCTCCTATGGCTCCGGCTTCGGTGCCGAGCTCCTGACGCTGGTCGCCGGCCCGGCGGCGGCGGAAGGCGCCTGGCGGCAGGACATCACGGCGGACCTCGCCCAGCGACGCCACATCGATGCCGACGAATACACCCGACTGCGCGCCTGA